GGACCGGAGCGTGGTGTTCCCGGCGGGCACGTACTGGATGAAGAAGCACCACGCGGCGGCGTGCGAGCCGTTCCCGTAGATCGGCGCTGATCGCGCGACTCTTCTCGTGACCCTGGTGGCCTCGCGCCGCCGGGGTCCGTCCGTCGTGGCGTACAGGGTCCCGCGGGCGGGCCGAGGGCGCCTTGCGCCGGCCTCCGCGGCGTCGTCGAGAGCGTCGAAAGCCCGCGAGCGCACGCCGCGGTACCGGGTCGTTGCACGTGTCGCAAGCGGAGTTGACTCGGTACCAGGGGACGAGAGAGAGGCCAGCAGCGATCACTCGTTCTCGGGGCCGACGATGTCCACCTCGACGGCATAGGGGGTGTCGCGCGGCGGGGACTCGGGCTCGACGGGTCGCGCCGCACGCTCGGCCAGCTGATCCTCCACGCGGAACCAGGCGATCACGCCCGCGACGATCACGGCGATCATCAGCAGGACGCGGGTGCGCCAGCTTCCCTGGACCCGGTATCGCATGGCGCGGTCTACCGCTTCCCTGGGACAGACGCATTGAATGGATCGCGGCGGGGGGCGTCGATCTGTTCGGTGCAAGGGATGAACAATATGGCCAACTCTTCGAAACTCCTCGCTTTCGTCCTGTCGGCTGGGCTCCTCATGGGCGCCTCGGTGGCGGACGCGCAGTTCACCTACCGCAGCTTCCGCCACGCGCCGCAGCTCTACCGGGCCACGCCGACGCGGGTCACGCCTCGGATGCAGCCCATGAACCAGGGGCCCACTCGCACGATGAGCCGCACCGAGGCGAGGCCTGCTCCGAGCCCCGCCCAGCGCGGGCGGGTGGTCTGCGGGATCACGGAGAACGGGGCCTACGCGCCCGGAACGATCGAGCTCCGACAGGGTGGGCCCATCGTCGCCAGCGGAGATTGCAGCCGGGCGCTCGACCTACCCGTCGGCATCTACGACGCGACGCTGACGCTGACGACCGCGCTCGATCGTCCGCAACGCACTGTGCGGGTGACCGTGACCGCCGACGGGCTCGCCACCGCGCGCGCCGAGTTCGAGACCTCCATCCTCGAGGTGCGCTTCACTGCCGACGGGCGACCGGCGCACGGGCTCGCGATCGTGAAGAAGGACGGTCAGGTGGTGGGCACCCTCGGCAGCGGCGTCTCGGGGCGAGTGTCCAGCGGCACGTACGAGGTCGTGGCGCGCTACCGGACGACGGACCGGTCCTACACGGTCCCCCTCGCCCCCGGACAGCGTCGCGCCATCCGGGCCGCGTTCTGAGGGTCAGCCCAGGAAGGCGAACAGGTCTTCCCAGCTGCGGCGCCCCTGCGGAGTCCAGTACAGCGCCCGAAAGGCGTGGATCTCCCGGCTGTAGTAGCGGACCTCGTGAGGGACGCCCCGGCGCTCGAGCGCGCGGTGCAGGCGCCGCGTGTCCTCGAGGATCGGGTCCGCGGTGCCGACCGACGCGAAGAACGGAGGGAGGGGTCGAGACGGCTCGAGCTCGCTCTCGATCACCCGCAGCGGATCGGCGAAGAACAAGCGATCCGGGTCGCGCTCGCCGCCCAGATATGCGGCGCAGATCTGCTGGATGCGCGAGCGGACGAGCGGAGGGAGGCGCGCGTCCTCGAGGTAGCGCTCGCCGTTCGAGACCTCGAGCATGCCGCAGAGCGGGGCGACCGCGCGCGGGGTGATGCCGCGCTCGAAGACCCGCCGCGCCCACGGCTCCGGGCGCTCGAAGGTCGTGGCGAGGCCGAGCGCGGTGACGAGGTTTCCGCCCGCCGACTCCCCGATCAGCACGAGCTGCTCCGGGTCGGCGCCGTGCGCCGCGGCGTGCTCGAACACCCAGTCGAGCGCGGCGCCCGCGTCCTCGACGGCGGCGGGGAAGGGGTGCTTCGGCGCGAGCCGATAGTTCGCGTTGAAGACGGTCCAGCCCGCGCGAGCGAGCATCTTCGCCATCATCCAGTGGGTGTCCTT
This sequence is a window from Sandaracinaceae bacterium. Protein-coding genes within it:
- a CDS encoding alpha/beta hydrolase, giving the protein MPPIRARLVGAALHYGLRAASAAGKLRPDARLDRYGIDVTYDVPYGPAPHERLDVYRPANASGRAALYLHGGGFRILSKDTHWMMAKMLARAGWTVFNANYRLAPKHPFPAAVEDAGAALDWVFEHAAAHGADPEQLVLIGESAGGNLVTALGLATTFERPEPWARRVFERGITPRAVAPLCGMLEVSNGERYLEDARLPPLVRSRIQQICAAYLGGERDPDRLFFADPLRVIESELEPSRPLPPFFASVGTADPILEDTRRLHRALERRGVPHEVRYYSREIHAFRALYWTPQGRRSWEDLFAFLG